Part of the Variovorax paradoxus B4 genome, TCCGTTCGGGGCCTCCCACCTGGCGGTGTCCCCGACCTTCAGGCCGAGCAGGCTGTTTCCCACCGGCGACAGCACGGAGATGAGGCCGGCCGCGGGCTTGGCCTCTTCGGGATAGCAGACGGTCAGCGTCTGCCGCCGACGCGTGTGCACGTCGACGATGTCGACGCGCGAGCACATCGTCACGATGTTCCCGGGCACGGCCCTCGAGCTGGTCACCTCGGCACAGGCCAGAAGGTCCGCAAGGCTGGGCGGCAGGTTGAGCCTGGGCAGCTTGTTCAGGCGGGCGAAGTCAAGCT contains:
- a CDS encoding GreA/GreB family elongation factor, coding for MHATIHGERTLTELDFARLNKLPRLNLPPSLADLLACAEVTSSRAVPGNIVTMCSRVDIVDVHTRRRQTLTVCYPEEAKPAAGLISVLSPVGNSLLGLKVGDTARWEAPNGDACAAEVAAILFQPEATGDYTT